A genomic window from Carassius gibelio isolate Cgi1373 ecotype wild population from Czech Republic chromosome A11, carGib1.2-hapl.c, whole genome shotgun sequence includes:
- the LOC128022772 gene encoding uncharacterized protein LOC128022772 → MFYYFKGELIGVEYLYQQTGKVLQDYKLAIEESETTEVGIEVDEGYAELEEFQDITVPTFDTERTPAASSQASVSAASAASFPTPPATSPTSSLFVVPPSSVSSPVSSSLHAESNLELFPGAHSLDRLSAETDRPTLEENTSHDDYVGPDNIEGYGAVQDLAEFLVSLRDHRLALPGEECIKIISLWQALGEYDKKKTIYPPLNQTNLKQGRFRATKKIVAPGVESSKTCFVGAHSPAQWPDCNRRPFSQGSVLSTQTRCAVME, encoded by the exons atgttttactattttaaaggtGAGCTTATTGGAGTGGAATATCTTTACCAGCAAACTGGTAAAGTTCTGCAGGACTACAAGTTGGCCATTGAAGAGTCAGAGACTACTGAGGTTGGTATAGAGGTGGATGAAGGTTATGCTGAACTTGAGGAGTTTCAGGACATCACTGTCCCCACCTTTGACACTGAACGGACACCTGCTGCCTCTTCACAAGCATCAGTGTCTGCAGCATCTGCAGCATCATTTCCAACTCCTCCAGCAACCAGCCCCACGTCATCACTGTTTGTGGTCCCTCCATCATCAGTGTCATCTCCTGTCAGCAGCTCACTGCACGCTGAATCAAATCTAGAACTCTTTCCTGGAGCACATAGCT TGGACCGATTATCTGCAGAAACGGATCGTCCAACATTGGAAGAGAACACTTCACATGAT GATTACGTTGGACCTGATAATATTGAGGGGTATGGAGCCGTGCAGGACTTGGCAGAGTTTTTGGTTAGCCTCAGAGACCACCGTCTGGCTTTGCCGGGAGAAGAGTGCATCAAGATCATCTCCCTATGGCAGGCATTGGGGGAGTATGACAAGAAAAAGACCATTTACCCACCACTTAACCAAACCAACCTAAAACAGGGACGATTCAGGGCCACTAAGAAGATTGTGGCCCCAGGTGTGGAGAGCAGCAAAAC GTGTTTCGTTGGGgctcacagtcctgcacagtggcCTGACTGCAACCGAAGGCCATTTTCACAAGGCTCTGTGCTCTCTACCCAAACGCGGTGCGCTGTGATGGAATGA